The sequence AAGATATCTATCAAAAATATACTAATTAATACAGTAATTTAACAAAATTTCAGGATACAACATACAAATAAGtaattgcatttctatacactagtcCCAAACAATTAGAAATTTGGGAAAATACCATTTACAATATCATCAAAAAAAAATCTAGGCATAAAGTTAACAAAATATATGCAAGCCCCCCATACTGAACACCAGAAAACATTTCTGGGAAGTTAAAGAAGACTTAGTAGATATATGGAGAGACATAACATGCTCTTGGATTGGAAGGTtccatattattaaaatgtcaattatCTCAACATTGATCTATAGATCCAATACAATCCTGTTATGAGCTCAGCTGTGTCCCtttaaattcatatgttgaagccctaacccccagtacaCCTCAGGAAGTGACTATCTAGCAGGGCCTTTgaagaggtgattaagttaaaataaagcTGTTGGGTGAACCCTAATCCAATTTGACTGATGTTCTTATataaagaggaaatttggacacacaaaGACACCAAGGATGCCCACCCACAGAGCTAAGACAATGTGAAGACCCAACATGCAGctagccatctgcaagccaagaaaAAACTAAACTCACTGacaccatgatcttggacttctagcctccagaactgtgagaatgaCTAAAAATTAAAAGCTTGATAATACTATTTGTCAATGAGGATATAGAGCAATTACATTTTTGGTGGATTGTTAATGGTATAACACTTTGGAAAAATAATTGTCTGTTCttttttgtacatttttgtttccttattttttaaaaaatttttaattgagatgtaattgatataacattatattagtgtacaacataattatttgacattttcatatattgtgaaatgaccaCCACAGTAAGTCATCTAGTTAACATGTCACCATGCATAGTTACAAttatttttccttgtgatgagaacttttaagatctactctcttagcaactttaaaatatacaatacaaTCTTATCATCTACagcatgctgtacattacattccaggaattatttattttttaactagaagtttgtactttttgaccACCTTTACTCACTTCACTCCCtgccaccaatctgttctctgtagtTCAGAGTTCACagtttttgattgtttgtttgttttagatataagtgaaatcatatggaatttAACATTCCcttctttaacttagcataatgccctcaaggtccattcatgttgcaaatggcaagatttctatattttttatgatAGAATAGAATGTCACCATTTTGCAAACACATGAAATCATGAATCTGGAAAATGATTATCAATGGCTGTTATATCACAAAGAGACAACCAGTCAATATGTACTGAGTGATAGGAGCACAGGACAATGCCTACAATGTAGACCtacagataaacaaacaaacctgaaTCAGACCAAGTCACTAGATCTTGCTGCCATTTTATAGGAAATATAGGGGACAAAGAGCCAGGGAGCTGACACCACAGGGATGCAGTCCCATCTAAAAACTACCTGGTCTCTCCAACAAATGGATGGAAGCAGATAACAAGAGAGTTGGGGATCTATCAGCTGAAGAGACTAAGAGAAATATCAACCACTTGCCATGTGTGAATGTCATTTAGATTCCACTGGGGGAAAATACGAAAACAATTGTGGAAATTTGAACATTGACTAAAAAAATCTATTAACTGCAGATAACCCACccaaaaatgtatgttttctttttgtcacTTTAGGCAGCCTCACTTTTGCGGGGGCTGGATTCGCTCCTAAACAAACGCTCCTCTCAGTGTGGCAAACCAACAGAACTCTTCGTCTGAACAGGCTGCCAAGTCTTGACGCTGGACACTGGCCGCCCAGGCCACCATCCCAGGCTAGAACAGCTGCTCCTAAATGCTGGTCTAAGGCACTCTGCCAACCCATAATCAGGCAGTAGGCACCCAGCTGGCACGTCCAGTAACATATTTCAGACACTCAGGTAGCTCAATCACCTCTCCTACCAAGAAGTCCCCTCTGACCTGTCCTGCCCATGggtttctacacacacacacacacacacacacacacacacacacacacacacacacacagtaactaGTAGTGTCTTATAAGAATAAGCACCAGTGCTTGTTTCAGTAGCACATATCCTAACCTTGGAATGATACAAaaaagattagcatggcccctgggCAAAGATGACATGAAAATTCATGAAGTAttccatatttaaaatgtaaaaaaaaagaataggcacCATATGTCCACCTATCACCTGCTGTGTCAGGACTGCATTCAAACCGCACAATGACCCTGGAAGGAgatattattatcccattttacagatgaggaaacggagacgAAGCTTTAAGTAACAACGAAAACCACATACACTGTAGTTGGTaaacagcagagctgggatttaaaatCAGGTCTATCTGCTTGCAAAGCACGTTTATTTAATCACTACACCGAATTGCCTTCTTTAGCAGCAAAGAGGCTATTCAGGCGGTGCCATCGGGCGTCCCGGacctgtctcttgcttcaacagtgtttggacagaacagacccagggacccccttctcccagcctccagccactcTCCTGCATCTTATCGAGTCATCACCTTCACACGGGACGAGCCAACACACCGGTGTtctttttctaccttaactccttattgctgaACAACCgtgagctcccaaattcgtcagaattattccactgaggtggaggctgcggtcaaccTCTCCGTCAACCTGCACCCgtgggcctcccacacctaccactctctgggcttctatttccaccATGACAATGTGGCTATCGAGGTTGTGGGCCAATTCTTCCCTGAGTTGGCGGAGAAGAAGCTTGAGGGTGGCCTCATTCTCTTCCAGGATGTGCTGAAGCCttcccaaggggggggggggggcggggggaggcgggcaggccaactcaggacgccatggaagctgccctggccttggagaggaacctgaaccaggcccttttggagctgcatgCCCTGGGTTCTGCCCACACAGACCCtcatctctgtgacttcctggagaagcacttcctggatgaggaggtgaaactcatcaagaagatgggcaacCAGCCAACTaacaggccccaggctgggctgggtgagtATCTCTTCAAAGGGTTCACCGTCAAGCACGACttggagcctttggagcccagaggcctttgaggggcccctctgcattcccctggtgtctggcttttacctgagcctctttccgaaactactagccattcttttaaccaccctgaagccctctcccatgcgttggaccaaatgaaaca is a genomic window of Myotis daubentonii chromosome 9, mMyoDau2.1, whole genome shotgun sequence containing:
- the LOC132242209 gene encoding ferritin light chain-like gives rise to the protein MEAALALERNLNQALLELHALGSAHTDPHLCDFLEKHFLDEEVKLIKKMGNQPTNRPQAGLGEYLFKGFTVKHDLEPLEPRGL